A part of Podarcis muralis chromosome 15, rPodMur119.hap1.1, whole genome shotgun sequence genomic DNA contains:
- the LOC114585547 gene encoding dehydrogenase/reductase SDR family member 13-like, with protein MAAAEALAGLALALGLYALLYYNCIKGATCKNETSLRGKTVLITGGNTGIGKATALDLARRGARVILACRDRERGESAVYDIRRESGNNEVLFMSLDLASFTSVRAFAAAFLKSEPRLDILINNAGVRTGSQSSDGLNLAFQVNHLSHFLLTHLLLERMKQCAPSRVVVVASSGHRWGKIDFQDIHKPVDGQSPGVQSYRNSKLANMLYTRELANRLEGTNVTCYAVHPGLVNTELFRHMSIWLKPLFWLFFRDTTSGAQTSIYCATEEGIEKYSGRYFADCRLHDPKPHARDDAVAKKLWEVSERMVGLAN; from the exons ATGGCCGCCGCGGAGGCGCTGGCGGGTCTGGCGCTGGCGCTGGGCCTCTACGCCTTGCTCTATTACAACTGCATCAAAGGGGCCACGTGCAAGAACGAGACCAGCCTGCGGGGCAAGACGGTGCTGATCACGG GTGGAAACACTGGGATTGGAAAGGCAACGGCCCTGGATCTGGCCCGGAGGGGAGCCCGTGTCATCCTGGCTTGCCGGGACAGAGAGCGAGGAGAATCTGCCGTCTATGACATCAGGAGG GAAAGTGGGAACAATGAAGTTCTCTTCATGAGCCTGGACTTGGCCAGCTTCACGTCAGTGAGGGCTTTTGCAGCGGCTTTCTTGAAATCTGAGCCCCGCCTTGACATTCTCATCAACAATGCAG GTGTCAGGACTGGAAGCCAAAGCAGTGACGGCTTGAATTTGGCGTTCCAGGTGAATCACTTGAGTCATTTCCTTCTGACCCACCTCCTCCTCGAGCGGATGAAGCAGTGTGCGCCCAGccgtgtggtggtggtggcttcCAGTGGACATCGGTGGGGGAAGATTGACTTTCAGGACATCCACAAGCCAGTGGATGGGCAGTCGCCAGGGGTCCAGTCCTACAGGAACAGCAAACTGGCCAATATGCTGTACACCCGGGAGCTCGCCAATCGACTGGAAGGGACGAACGTTACCTGCTACGCGGTCCATCCAG gGCTTGTTAACACTGAATTATTCCGTCACATGTCGATCTGGCTGAAGCCTCTTTTCTGGCTCTTCTTCCGAGACACGACCAGCGGAGCTCAGACGTCCATCTACTGTGCCACTGAGGAAGGCATTGAGAAGTACAGCGGGCGCTATTTTGCTGATTGCAGGCTGCATGACCCCAAGCCACATGCCCGGGATGATGCCGTAGCCAAGAAAC